The following are from one region of the Pseudorasbora parva isolate DD20220531a chromosome 12, ASM2467924v1, whole genome shotgun sequence genome:
- the rbm19 gene encoding probable RNA-binding protein 19, with amino-acid sequence MSRLIVKNLPNGMKEDRFRKLFADFGTVTDCTLKFTKDGKFRKFGFVGFKTEEDADKALKHFNKCFVDTSRVTVEFCTDFGDPNKARPWSKHTRQPSTNKVTEGTKSCKQLEKNEDSLKLKKPLNVLLRDLEKDKSFQEFLAVHQKRTQVPTWANDTVEEASFGAKKEKEEEKQKQKMKMKKSAVKDDYLNFDSDESEQLSDDEDEDEVEDEDAADEEEKHDTAKEALKKDLSDMDYLRSKIVGKSDMVDEKEVKIEEEEKDDHPSSVADEEDSPVQYTDSKYKPEVQNTIKPSTEFTVKLRGAPFNVKEQQVREFMMPLKPVAIRFGKNDTGRNTGYVYVDLRSEAEVERALRLNRDYMGGRYIEVFRTNNFKNKVYVKESKKERNFVRELKDDEEEEDVADSGRLFIRNLPYTCTEEDLKEVFSKHGPLSEVHFPIDSLSKKPKGFAFVTYMIPENAVSALAQLDGHAFQGRVLHVMASRLKKENPDQGPNAPGSSTYKRKKDAKDKAASGSSHNWNTLFLGTSAVADAIAQKYNTTKSQVLDHESNGSLAVRMALGETQLVQETRQFLLDNGVSLDSFSQASGQRSNSVLLVKNLPSGVQVGELEALFSPHGSLGRVLLPPSGLTAVVEFLEPTEAKRAFMKLAYTKFQHVPLYLEWAPVAVFTTPSTPKPEPKTKDISAEINDSVKKEEEDEEDEEEEQEQILPGSTLFIKNLNFNTSEETLQETFSKCGVVKSCTISKKRDKSGKLLSLGYGFVQYKTPKGAQKAMRQLQHCTVDEHQLELKISEREVKSGVAEPKRKKQTTKKQRTSKILVRNIPFQATMKELRELFCTFGELKTVRLPKKGVGGAHRGFGFVDFLTKQDAKKAFTALCHSTHLYGRRLVLEWADTEETVDDLRRKTAQHFHDTPKKRRKAELLEGVLEQMEVGEEDGE; translated from the exons ATGTCAAGGTTAATAGTCAAGAATCTCCCAAATGGG ATGAAGGAAGATCGTTTCCGTAAATTGTTTGCGGATTTTGGGACGGTTACAGATTGTACGTTGAAATTCACCAAAGATGGCAAATTCCGCAAATTTGGATTCGTTGGTTTCAAGACGGAAGAAGATGCAGACAAAGCTCTGAAACATTTCAACAAGTGCTTTGTGGACACATCTAGAGTTACT GTGGAATTCTGCACAGATTTTGGGGACCCAAACAAAGCCCGACCATGGAGCAAACACACACGCCAACCATCAACAAACAAAGTTACAGAAGGGACAAAATCATGTAAACAACTAGAAAAAAATGAAGATTCATTG AAACTGAAGAAGCCCTTAAATGTTCTTCTTAGAGAT CTTGAAAAAGACAAGAGCTTCCAGGAGTTCCTGGCTGTGCACCAGAAACGCACACAGGTGCCCACATGGGCCAATGACACTGTGGAAGAGGCTTCTTTTGGAGCtaagaaagaaaaagaggaggagaagcagaagcagaagatgaagatgaagaaatCAGCTGTTAAAGATGATTACCTAAACTTTGACTCTGATGAATCAGAGCAATTAAgtgatgatgaggatgaggatgaggtTGAGGATGAGGATGCTGCTGATGAAGAAGAGAAACATG ATACCGCTAAGGAAGCCTTAAAGAAAGATCTATCCGATATGGACTACCTTCGCTCTAAAATTGTGGGGAAATCAGACATGGTGGATGAGAAAGAGGTGAAGATTGAAGAGGAAGAAAAAGATGATCATCCCTCTAGTGTTGCCGATGAGGAAGATTCCCCGGTCCAGTACACCGATAGTAAATATAAGCCAGAAGTCCAGAACACG ATTAAGCCGAGCACAGAATTCACAGTCAAGCTGCGAGGTGCTCCATTCAACGTCAAAGAG CAACAAGTGAGAGAATTTATGATGCCTTTGAAACCTGTCGCCATTCGATTTGGAAAAAATGATACCGGACGGAACACtg GTTACGTGTATGTGGACCTGCGTTCAGAGGCAGAGGTCGAGAGGGCCCTGCGCCTGAACAGAGACTACATGG GGGGACGCTATATTGAAGTGTTCAGAACCAACAACTTTAAAAACAAAGTGTATGTGAAGGAaagcaaaaaagaaagaaattttgTGCGTGAGCTAAAGGAcgatgaggaagaggaagacGTGGCGGATTCAGGAAGACTTTTCATCAGGAACCTGCCCTACACATGCACAGAAGAAGATCTGAAAGAAGTCTTCAGCAAACATG GTCCTCTTTCTGAGGTTCATTTCCCAATAGACAGTTTGTCTAAGAAGCCTAAGGGCTTTGCCTTTGTGACATACATGATACCAGAGAACGCAGTCTCAGCCTTGGCTCAACTGGATGGCCATGCGTTCCAG GGGCGGGTTCTTCACGTCATGGCTTCAAGGCTGAAGAAGGAAAATCCCGATCAGGGGCCCAACGCTCCAGGCAGCTCCACTTACAAGAGAAAGAAAGATGCCAAAGACAAAGCAGCCAGTGGCAG ctCTCATAACTGGAACACGCTGTTTTTGGGCACGAGCGCAGTGGCTGATGCTATCGCTCAGAAATACAACACGACCAAGAGCCAAGTGTTAGATCAC GAGTCTAATGGCAGTCTGGCTGTGAGGATGGCCCTCGGAGAGACGCAGCTCGTACAAGAGACCAGACAGTTTCTCCTGGACAACGGAGTGTCCCTGGACTCATTCAGTCAG GCATCAGGTCAGCGCAGTAACTCTGTGCTGCTGGTGAAGAACTTGCCCTCTGGGGTGCAGGTCGGAGAGCTTGAGGCTTTGTTCTCGCCCCATGGATCTCTGGGAAGAGTTCTGCTGCCCCCATCTGGCCTCACTGCTGTAGTGGAGTTCCTGGAGCCCACCGAAGCCAAACGGGCCTTCATGAAACTTGCATACACcaag TTCCAGCATGTTCCATTGTATCTGGAGTGGGCGCCTGTAGCTGTCTTTACAACTCCTTCAACACCTAAACCAG AGCCTAAAACTAAAGATATATCTGCGGAGATAAATGACTCGGTCAAAAAggaagaggaggatgaggaaGACGAGGAGGAGGAGCAAGAGCAGATTTTGCCAGGCTCGACTCTCTTCATTAAGAACCTAAACTTTAACACCTCAGAGGAAACATTACAAGAG ACGTTTTCCAAATGTGGTGTGGTGAAAAGCTGCACGATATCAAAGAAAAGAGATAAATCAG gtaAATTGTTATCATTGGGTTATGGCTTTGTGCAGTACAAAACTCCAAAGGGAGCACAGAAAGCCATGAGACAGCTGCAG CACTGCACAGTTGATGAGCACCAGCTTGAGCTGAAAATATCAGAAAGAGAAGTCAA GTCAGGTGTGGCGGAACCCAAGAGGAAAAAGCAAACTACCAAGAAACAGAGGACTTCTAAGATCCTGGTGCGAAACATCCCCTTCCAGGCAACAATGAAAGAACTGCGAGAACTCTTCTG TACGTTTGGAGAGCTGAAGACCGTCCGCCTGCCAAAGAAAGGGGTCGGTGGAGCCCACCGTGGTTTTGGCTTCGTTGACTTCCTGACTAAACAGGATGCCAAG AAAGCGTTCACGGCACTGTGCCACAGTACCCATCTGTACGGCAGGAGGCTGGTGTTGGAGTGGGCAGACACAGAGGAGACTGTGGATGACCTGCGACGAAAAACCGCACAGCACTTTCATG ATACTCCTAAGAAGCGGAGGAAGGCGGAGCTGTTAGAAGGAGTCTTGGAGCAGATGGAGGTCGGGGAGGAAGACGGGGAGTGA